The following proteins come from a genomic window of Lachnoclostridium phytofermentans ISDg:
- a CDS encoding LacI family DNA-binding transcriptional regulator yields MATIKDIAQIVGVSCTTVSNVINGKSGRVSAETIAKINDTIKELGYVPNMSARSLVSNNSKVIGIINHLIVNKQENFMEDPFHSAFIGAIEATLRENGYYLMLRTVETSDDLQTFLRNWNVDGLFFTGIFKDSFYEELTKLSIPIVLIDSYVSHRNMCNVGLEDYKGGYLATKHLLEHGHRNIAFVSPMIKENGVLYQRLLGYKQALQEFHIPIRSEMILQAGMDVTSCLRTGAKIAARNDITALFATADIMAAGLIAGLRQAGKRVPEDISIIGFDDLSISRITDPPLTTIHQDANEKGRQAAYFMLDRLENRTLKQREIILPVHLVERNSVLTI; encoded by the coding sequence ATGGCTACAATTAAAGATATTGCTCAAATCGTTGGTGTCAGTTGTACCACTGTTTCTAATGTCATAAATGGGAAATCAGGTCGTGTATCTGCTGAAACAATTGCAAAAATAAATGACACTATTAAGGAACTTGGCTATGTACCGAATATGTCTGCCCGTTCTTTGGTTTCTAATAATTCTAAAGTGATAGGAATTATCAATCACTTAATCGTCAATAAACAGGAAAACTTCATGGAGGACCCTTTCCACTCTGCTTTTATCGGAGCAATTGAAGCTACCTTACGGGAAAACGGTTACTATTTAATGTTACGAACAGTAGAAACTTCGGATGACTTACAAACCTTTCTTCGAAACTGGAATGTAGACGGTCTATTCTTTACTGGTATATTTAAAGATTCTTTTTATGAAGAATTAACGAAACTATCGATACCGATTGTATTAATCGATAGTTATGTCAGCCATCGTAACATGTGTAATGTTGGTCTTGAAGACTATAAAGGCGGATACCTTGCTACAAAGCATTTATTGGAGCACGGTCACCGAAACATTGCCTTTGTTTCTCCAATGATAAAAGAAAATGGTGTTCTCTATCAACGTTTGCTTGGATATAAGCAAGCATTGCAAGAATTTCATATTCCAATTCGTTCTGAGATGATTTTACAGGCTGGTATGGATGTTACTTCCTGCTTACGCACCGGCGCTAAAATTGCAGCAAGAAATGATATTACTGCATTATTTGCAACAGCAGATATTATGGCTGCCGGATTAATTGCGGGACTTCGTCAGGCTGGAAAACGTGTTCCTGAAGATATCTCAATTATTGGTTTTGATGATTTAAGCATTAGCCGTATTACCGATCCTCCTCTAACCACCATCCATCAGGATGCAAACGAGAAAGGTAGACAAGCGGCCTACTTTATGTTAGACCGCCTGGAAAATCGTACTCTAAAGCAAAGAGAGATTATACTTCCGGTTCACTTGGTGGAAAGAAACAGTGTCTTAACTATCTAG